One window of the Candidatus Methanomethylicota archaeon genome contains the following:
- the hypD gene encoding hydrogenase formation protein HypD: MDSHMILRDRSLALKVAKYINEHCSRDRYVIMHVCGTHEYTITHSGIRSLIPKVDLRAGPGCPVCVASPVNIDLAVKLSLMDNVLVTTFGDMFRVKGSKFSLMDSKGMGGRVQVVYSIHDAVELARRNPNFEVVHFAIGFETTAPSTAAMLLSNPPKNFSIIPTHLLIPPAMLYLLNLGEIRIDGFICPGHVSTIIGVKPYLDIAYSKRVPMVIAGFEPLDVLMGVAMLIDMINDGEYTVKNEYTRAVRFEGNVKAIELMNTVFKVSDAYWRGIGFIPKSGLELKDEFSSFDARVRFDVEVEADYTMPPGCRCGDVLRGLIMPWECPLFAKACTPENPVGPCMVSFEGSCSIAYKYGGSYLHKIMG, translated from the coding sequence TTGGATTCACATATGATTCTTAGGGATAGGAGTTTAGCTTTGAAAGTGGCTAAGTATATAAATGAGCATTGCAGTAGGGATAGATACGTTATTATGCATGTATGCGGTACACATGAATACACTATAACGCATTCAGGTATAAGGTCGCTGATACCGAAGGTTGATTTGAGGGCTGGACCAGGATGCCCAGTTTGTGTTGCGTCGCCAGTTAACATTGATTTGGCTGTTAAATTGTCTCTCATGGATAATGTTTTAGTGACGACTTTTGGGGATATGTTTAGGGTTAAGGGGTCGAAGTTCTCCCTAATGGATTCTAAGGGTATGGGTGGGAGGGTTCAAGTGGTTTACAGTATACATGATGCTGTGGAGTTGGCTAGGAGGAATCCAAACTTTGAGGTTGTGCATTTCGCCATAGGGTTTGAGACTACTGCTCCATCAACTGCAGCCATGCTATTATCGAATCCCCCAAAGAACTTCTCAATAATTCCAACACATCTACTCATCCCCCCAGCAATGCTATACCTATTAAATCTAGGTGAAATTAGGATTGATGGTTTCATATGTCCAGGGCATGTTTCAACAATAATTGGTGTTAAACCATACTTGGATATAGCATATTCCAAGAGGGTTCCAATGGTTATAGCTGGATTTGAGCCTTTGGATGTGCTTATGGGGGTTGCAATGTTAATAGACATGATCAATGATGGTGAATATACTGTTAAGAATGAGTATACACGTGCAGTTAGATTTGAGGGGAATGTTAAGGCCATTGAATTAATGAATACTGTTTTCAAGGTTTCAGATGCATATTGGCGTGGTATTGGTTTCATACCTAAATCTGGATTGGAATTGAAGGATGAATTCTCGAGTTTTGATGCTAGGGTTAGGTTTGATGTTGAGGTTGAAGCTGACTACACCATGCCTCCTGGATGTAGATGTGGCGATGTTCTTAGGGGATTGATAATGCCTTGGGAATGTCCACTATTCGCTAAAGCTTGCACCCCAGAGAATCCTGTTGGTCCCTGCATGGTCTCCTTTGAAGGATCGTGCTCCATAGCCTATAAATATGGTGGGTCATATCTTCATAAAATTATGGGCTGA
- a CDS encoding bifunctional 5,10-methylenetetrahydrofolate dehydrogenase/5,10-methenyltetrahydrofolate cyclohydrolase, which translates to MSEKIFEELRGEVKKLVDAGVKPKISLILVGKDPASTSYVNMKARRAKRLGMESEIHNLPEDISEEELIKIVDKLNEDKNVHGIVIQLPLPKHINEKRISARVKPEKDIDGLHPINIGKLYLKEESLVSPAAEGIMELFKEYGVKVEGKHAVIVGATELTGKPLAALLLNSGADVTLCEYTSPNLTKHTRNADILIVDIAKPQAITGDMIKDGAVVVDCGFNYIGDKLVGDVNMSEVSAKASAITPVPGGVGPMIIAILMRNLIKAAKMQVKLN; encoded by the coding sequence TTGTCAGAGAAGATATTTGAAGAATTGAGGGGGGAAGTGAAGAAGCTAGTGGATGCTGGAGTGAAACCAAAAATATCACTAATACTCGTTGGGAAGGATCCAGCATCAACATCATATGTAAACATGAAGGCTAGGAGAGCTAAAAGACTTGGAATGGAATCAGAAATACATAACCTACCGGAGGATATAAGTGAAGAGGAACTCATAAAAATCGTGGATAAACTCAATGAAGATAAAAATGTTCATGGCATAGTAATACAGCTACCACTACCAAAACACATAAATGAAAAGAGGATTTCAGCAAGGGTTAAACCTGAAAAGGATATCGATGGGCTACACCCAATAAACATTGGTAAATTATACTTAAAGGAGGAATCTCTAGTATCACCAGCAGCTGAGGGGATCATGGAGCTATTTAAAGAATATGGAGTTAAAGTGGAAGGGAAACATGCAGTAATAGTTGGAGCCACAGAATTAACTGGAAAACCACTCGCAGCACTACTACTAAATAGTGGTGCAGATGTAACCCTATGCGAATACACATCACCAAACCTCACAAAACACACAAGAAATGCAGACATACTCATAGTGGACATAGCGAAACCACAAGCAATAACTGGAGATATGATTAAAGATGGAGCAGTAGTCGTAGATTGCGGATTCAACTACATAGGAGATAAATTGGTTGGAGATGTAAATATGAGTGAAGTTTCAGCAAAAGCATCAGCAATAACTCCAGTACCAGGTGGAGTTGGACCAATGATAATAGCAATACTAATGAGAAATCTAATAAAAGCTGCAAAAATGCAAGTCAAACTTAATTGA
- a CDS encoding formate--tetrahydrofolate ligase — MENVRGEAYLKPITEVAAKIGLKREDLELYGDYKAKVKLTVYDRVKDKPDGKLIVITAITPTRSGEGKTTTAIGLSEAMWRLNLKNIVVVRQPSMGVTFGIKGGATGGGKAQILPMEEINLHFTGDTHAITIAHHLMNAMLDNHIYRGKEPQIDIHNIFIKRVQDMEDRPLRNIVIGLGGKEGGIPRETGFEITTACETAAIHALACNYKDLKERLGNILVALSKDGKLVKASDIKCAGCMAAVMRDSLKPNIVQTMEGTPAFVHGIPFANVAHGSPSLISIKMALKLADYVIVEAGFGSDLGFEKFCDIPCRIGGLKPDVGVVVVSIRALREHGGAKDYEKPNLEAVKKGIENLEKHVENVRKFGVPAVVAINKFEGDAAEEIEYVIDWCKSRGVPVAVSEVYAKGGEGGIELANTILETINKEKSEFKPLYDLNLPIEEKIRIIAREMYGADDVIFTDDAKTSIRRINKWGYSNLPVNMAKTPLSLTDNPKILGRPRGFKITVTDVKVFAGAGFLVAYCGEISTLPALPSEPAAENIDLDPETGEIIGVR, encoded by the coding sequence GTGGAAAATGTGCGGGGGGAAGCATACCTAAAACCCATAACCGAAGTTGCAGCTAAAATAGGGCTTAAAAGGGAGGATCTTGAACTATATGGAGACTATAAAGCAAAAGTAAAGCTAACAGTATACGATAGGGTTAAGGATAAACCTGACGGAAAACTAATAGTTATAACGGCCATAACACCCACAAGATCAGGTGAAGGGAAAACCACAACAGCCATAGGCCTATCAGAAGCCATGTGGAGACTGAATCTAAAGAATATAGTCGTCGTTAGACAGCCATCCATGGGTGTAACCTTCGGAATAAAGGGGGGAGCCACTGGTGGAGGGAAAGCCCAAATACTACCCATGGAGGAAATAAACCTACACTTCACAGGAGACACACATGCAATAACAATAGCACATCACTTAATGAACGCCATGCTAGACAATCACATATACAGGGGGAAGGAACCACAAATAGACATACACAACATATTCATAAAGAGAGTACAAGACATGGAAGATAGACCACTAAGAAACATAGTTATAGGATTAGGTGGAAAGGAGGGGGGAATACCAAGAGAAACAGGATTCGAAATAACAACAGCATGTGAAACTGCAGCCATACATGCATTGGCATGCAATTACAAGGATTTGAAGGAGAGACTTGGAAACATACTGGTGGCATTAAGTAAAGATGGAAAACTAGTTAAAGCAAGCGACATAAAATGTGCAGGATGCATGGCTGCAGTAATGAGGGATTCACTAAAACCAAATATAGTTCAAACCATGGAGGGAACCCCAGCCTTCGTACATGGAATACCATTTGCAAATGTGGCGCATGGATCCCCAAGCTTAATATCCATAAAAATGGCATTAAAACTCGCAGATTACGTGATAGTGGAAGCTGGATTCGGCTCAGACTTAGGATTCGAAAAATTCTGCGACATACCATGCAGAATAGGGGGATTAAAACCAGATGTGGGAGTAGTAGTGGTTAGCATAAGAGCTCTAAGAGAGCATGGAGGAGCAAAAGACTATGAGAAACCAAATTTGGAAGCCGTAAAGAAGGGGATAGAAAATCTGGAAAAACACGTGGAGAATGTGAGGAAATTTGGAGTTCCAGCAGTCGTAGCTATAAACAAATTTGAGGGGGATGCCGCTGAGGAAATAGAGTACGTGATAGATTGGTGTAAATCAAGAGGGGTGCCGGTGGCAGTATCAGAGGTATATGCCAAGGGAGGGGAAGGTGGAATAGAACTTGCAAATACAATACTTGAAACCATCAACAAGGAGAAATCAGAATTCAAACCACTCTACGACTTAAACCTACCAATAGAGGAGAAGATAAGGATAATAGCTAGAGAAATGTATGGAGCCGACGACGTAATATTCACAGACGATGCAAAAACAAGCATTAGGAGGATAAACAAGTGGGGGTACTCAAATCTCCCAGTAAACATGGCTAAAACACCACTCTCACTGACAGACAACCCAAAGATCCTTGGAAGACCAAGGGGGTTCAAGATAACAGTAACGGATGTAAAGGTATTTGCGGGGGCAGGATTCCTAGTAGCATACTGTGGAGAGATAAGCACACTACCAGCACTACCCAGTGAACCTGCAGCTGAAAATATAGATTTAGACCCAGAAACTGGAGAGATAATTGGGGTGAGGTAA
- the metG gene encoding methionine--tRNA ligase: protein MGRWVVCAAWPYVNAFPHLGTMVACIVSPDVFARYLRAKGEDVVFVSGSDEHGTPIEVEARKLGIHPKKLTDQLHNYVVKLYERLGVSYDNYTRTENEIHINFVQNFFMKLYENGYIYEKEVSLPFCPNCNIFLPDRFIEGVCPHCGEPRARGDQCPTCNRILDPLDLIDPHCVFCGSKPIIKNTKHWFFDLPKLSDKLMDFVMKHNLFSDSVKNYCKMWFKEGLKARSVTRDNSWGIPAPFPGASGKTIYVWFEALLGYLSATKEYFHRKGCEDEWLKYWVDGDSKTVFFIGKDNIPFHAIILPAMLMASGEGYVLPWQISSVEFLMFEGQTFSKSRGVGVWIDEALEIAPADYWRFALILMRPETRDLNFTWDSFYRIVNSELNDNLGNFIHRTLSFIYSRFDAKIPKAYDFDDSDKSMLCKLSFAPKNIGSLIENFKLKSAAEALLEFSSAGNQYLNDKAPWKSIKEDYKSASTTMWVAANVVKSLAILMAPFMPHSAEKVWGYLNLGGSVHNVGWDEASKANLREGHVINKPEPIFQKLPEDFVKTIGERLREVRIKLKRPELT, encoded by the coding sequence GTGGGTAGATGGGTTGTATGCGCGGCTTGGCCTTATGTTAACGCGTTTCCACATCTTGGGACTATGGTTGCATGTATAGTGTCCCCAGATGTCTTTGCAAGGTATCTTAGAGCTAAGGGTGAAGATGTGGTTTTCGTTAGTGGTTCTGATGAGCATGGTACGCCCATTGAGGTTGAAGCTAGGAAGCTTGGAATTCACCCCAAGAAGCTTACAGATCAATTGCATAATTATGTTGTTAAATTGTATGAGAGGCTTGGCGTTAGCTACGATAATTATACTAGGACTGAGAATGAGATACACATAAATTTTGTGCAGAACTTCTTCATGAAATTGTATGAGAATGGATACATATATGAGAAGGAGGTTTCACTCCCCTTCTGTCCTAATTGCAACATTTTCCTACCGGATAGGTTTATTGAGGGTGTATGCCCACATTGTGGCGAGCCTAGGGCTAGGGGTGATCAATGCCCCACATGTAATAGGATACTAGACCCTTTGGATCTTATAGATCCACATTGCGTCTTCTGCGGTTCTAAACCAATTATTAAAAATACTAAGCACTGGTTCTTCGATCTCCCAAAGCTTTCCGATAAGCTTATGGATTTCGTTATGAAGCATAACCTATTCTCTGATAGTGTTAAGAATTATTGTAAGATGTGGTTTAAGGAGGGGTTGAAGGCTAGATCTGTGACTAGGGATAATTCTTGGGGTATACCTGCACCATTCCCAGGGGCTTCTGGGAAAACTATATATGTTTGGTTTGAAGCTCTACTGGGATATCTCTCAGCCACTAAGGAGTACTTCCATAGGAAGGGATGTGAGGATGAGTGGCTTAAATATTGGGTTGATGGTGATTCTAAGACAGTTTTCTTCATTGGGAAGGATAACATCCCCTTTCACGCCATAATACTTCCAGCAATGCTAATGGCTTCAGGTGAGGGGTATGTTTTGCCATGGCAGATATCCTCAGTGGAATTCTTAATGTTTGAAGGTCAAACCTTCAGTAAGAGTAGGGGGGTTGGTGTTTGGATTGATGAGGCTCTTGAGATAGCCCCTGCAGATTACTGGAGGTTTGCATTGATCTTGATGAGACCTGAAACTAGGGATCTAAACTTCACTTGGGATTCATTCTATAGGATTGTGAATTCTGAGTTGAATGATAATCTTGGAAACTTCATTCATAGAACTCTAAGCTTCATATATAGTAGGTTTGATGCAAAGATTCCAAAAGCATATGATTTCGATGATAGTGATAAGTCTATGCTATGCAAGTTGAGCTTCGCCCCAAAGAATATTGGATCATTGATTGAGAATTTTAAATTGAAGTCTGCAGCTGAAGCTTTACTGGAATTTTCCTCAGCTGGGAATCAGTATTTGAATGATAAGGCTCCTTGGAAGTCTATTAAGGAGGATTATAAGTCTGCATCCACAACCATGTGGGTTGCTGCAAACGTTGTTAAGTCGCTTGCAATACTCATGGCTCCATTCATGCCACACTCTGCTGAGAAGGTTTGGGGATACTTGAATTTGGGCGGCTCAGTCCATAATGTTGGTTGGGATGAAGCTTCAAAAGCCAATTTGAGGGAGGGGCATGTAATAAATAAGCCTGAACCAATATTCCAAAAGCTTCCTGAGGATTTCGTTAAAACTATAGGTGAAAGGTTGAGGGAAGTTCGAATTAAACTTAAGAGGCCTGAGTTGACTTAA
- a CDS encoding F420-dependent methylenetetrahydromethanopterin dehydrogenase: MSFDGKVKVAIVKYGCIGSSPLLEIMLDERANREDIVTRVFSTAGKMEVNDCLSVNRDVVSFNPNLIVIVTPNAALEGPTKGRMDLKEKLPNVPIIVISDDPARKAIKDLESSGFGYIIVKADPMIGARRDFLDSTEMVLFNGYLMVVLSVTGVVRMIVSEIDKVIDAIKSGGEVKLPRIVGESLFVVENYGGFTNPYAKAKAIASYEAATRVAALSTAGCYTLKEREQYLPMVAAAHELMRVAAMLADEAREIEKYGDTVYRTPHISSGEVRFKVKLMEEARRG, translated from the coding sequence ATGAGTTTTGATGGTAAAGTTAAGGTTGCCATAGTAAAGTATGGTTGTATAGGTAGTTCCCCATTGCTTGAAATAATGTTGGATGAGAGGGCTAATAGGGAGGATATAGTTACAAGGGTTTTCTCCACTGCTGGTAAAATGGAAGTTAATGACTGTTTATCAGTTAATAGGGATGTGGTATCCTTTAACCCAAATCTAATTGTAATTGTAACTCCAAATGCAGCTTTGGAGGGGCCTACTAAGGGTAGGATGGATTTGAAGGAGAAGCTTCCAAATGTTCCAATAATCGTTATATCTGATGATCCTGCTAGGAAGGCTATTAAGGATTTGGAGAGTTCAGGTTTTGGCTATATTATTGTTAAGGCTGATCCCATGATTGGTGCTAGGAGGGATTTCCTCGATTCCACTGAGATGGTTTTGTTTAATGGATATTTAATGGTGGTTTTATCTGTAACGGGTGTTGTTAGAATGATTGTTTCGGAGATTGATAAGGTTATTGATGCAATTAAGAGTGGTGGTGAGGTTAAGCTTCCAAGAATTGTTGGTGAATCATTGTTTGTTGTTGAGAATTATGGTGGCTTCACAAATCCATATGCTAAAGCTAAGGCTATTGCCAGTTATGAGGCTGCAACTAGGGTTGCAGCTTTATCCACTGCTGGCTGCTATACTCTTAAGGAGAGGGAGCAGTATCTGCCAATGGTTGCCGCTGCACATGAGCTTATGAGGGTTGCCGCAATGTTGGCTGATGAGGCTAGGGAGATTGAGAAGTATGGTGACACTGTGTATAGGACTCCACATATATCCAGTGGTGAAGTTAGGTTTAAGGTTAAATTGATGGAGGAAGCTAGGAGAGGATAG